The DNA sequence ATGAATCTGTTAGGTGAAATACGAAAATCCCGGGGGGCAAGGGTTTTTATGAATCTGTTAGGTGAAATACGAAAATCTCGGATGGGCAAGGTAACCTACGGCTCTAATCGAGAACTTgggaataaaatataattttcaatatttaaaatacataatttCACTCCGAATGGTCTTGAGACAAattcactttcaaattttgaggtttagaGACCAATCTCAGGGGTGAAATACAAGAATTCCAAAGAAGCAATTTACTGTTGGAAACAAGATGCAGAGAAACTTGCGAGCAAAATTACATTCTCAGTAAATGAAATTATTCAGTATCTAATAGTCTTGAACATGAGAGATGGATTTTCACTTACGAAAAATGAGGTTTTTATTAGAAGTGGAAGGGTTAGGATTGGTTTAGGCCTAGGGTCTACGATAGGAAAGTTGGAAGTGTTTATGACAGTGCTTTTGACGATCATGTTAAATCACATAGCATCATACGCTAAGCCTTAGCACTCTATACTCCAATAGACTAAATACCAAGTGTCGCTGCATGCTAGAAGTTGCACTGTTTTTGTTAAACTGCCTGAATTTGATACGTCGTATAAACACCTTTTCTAAATTGGGTTTGATGACAAATAGCCAAGTCTTCGTCACATCAAATTGGGTATAGTCTGCATCAAATCTACTTAGTTTAAACGCAGTCTCAACGGTAGGAACTCAATTCGAGGTGAGTGCCAAAGTCAGTGTCCAGAGATGTTGCTTCATGACACGATAAGCCTTAAGGGAGGGATGCCTTGTGGGGGAAATGTGCCCAACTAAAGGAAGACTGAGCCTCCCCCCCTCTCCATTTCAGGGGAGTGGTATTTAGGTGGTTCGTAGGAGAATGATGCAAGTTGTCTTTAGCAATCACACTGACGTATATTCACAGTTGATGTAACTAAAGGGTGCCATCCGCGTCTTTGGGCGGGGAGAGCCGCGTTTTAGTGCGGGACTAAGGCGCGACTTATTGCGGGAAATGCCGCGTCTATTTTGCGGGTCTACGCCACGGAAAACTGAGAAGGACCCCGACTTGAATGAAACACGAGCTTACTTGATAACTGAATATGAAAGACTGAATGCCAGGAGGTCTTGCCGGGCCCTCCACTGAGTTGGTCTTGCCGAGTTCGGAGATGGGAGATGGGGTTATCGAGCTCCTTACTGCGGCCGGCAGAGGAAACTGCGACGCAATGACGCAAGTGCGCCATACGGGGCGGCTCGGCTCATCACCACTTGAGGTGATGGATCAGTGTTCGAAGCTCCCCttcgagtttcaggagccatgtggcgcatcaagctcgattttttaggggccaaattgacttgtGGCCTATGTATTACAGCGCATTTAGTGACAAGTtggacgcaagatgttttagaaACAGAACTAATAGCTGTTACTtaggggaaatttcgaaaaatcaccaaaccagaaaaactatgatttttttttttttttttggggggggggggatttttaggggccacaaTGGCGCAGAGCTTTCATTCTTTAGgcaccatgaccgatttcttaggcgtatttggcgcgttggcgcctgtgagttttgaacactgtgATGGATAGACCCTGGTGGCGCAGCCACACCAAATGTGAACCAAGAAATTGAAACTTCTCACTATCAAAACATGCAGCTAAGATTACCCTCCTTCCTCTaacaaaactttcaaagttcCAGCTGTGCATGGGGACCCTACAAACCGTTAGTAGGACGTTGAAGTTAtctttgagaattttgaaattgtgccTCCTACTTTAGTCGTTTCAATACCACAACAGCAAACTTTTGAACTCAACTGTGTAGATAAACttttagtaaattttacttgaatcagTCCCTTACTTCATAATATTggctggaaaaagaaaatagataGTTGAAGATAAAATTCTTCCAGGCAGAAATGATTATTAAaccattaaatattttaaaaaaacttttggaACTCAAATCAGAGAAACAATGGTATTGGTGGTATTTTCTAAAAACGAGAAATCACATGATAAGTTTTTAAGGGGGAGGCTGTGATGAAGAAGACAGTCTGTATCTAAAAAAGAAGCACCTCTTTATTCAGTTGAACTTTCCTAGCAAAGATAGGAGTAACGTCATTAGCAGGATTGCCTTGATATGTAAGTTTAGAGGTTTCAATATTTAGCCTGCCAGCAGTCATGGCAACCTTTCCGATGCGAAGCATTAAGGATTAAGACTCTTATATCAAATAAGCTTGTTAGtaacattaaatttttctgtttcagagaATGTCAGTTCCGAGCCTAAAAAAGCTAGCCTTAAAGAAGGCAGCGGAGAAGCTTACATTCAAAGAAGTATTAGCGCTCATTAGCGATCTCAACTTTCCAGAGGATATTCTCCTACACCTCCTTAAGGTGTTGGCTGATAAGACAAATGCAGAACTTAAGCATTTTGACGAAGAAAAGGACTGCTATGTAAATGGCGAGGAGAGGCATTTATGTGGCATTATTTGCtgcaatgaatttaaaaaattaagtgctcCTGTAGTAAGACTGAGagatgaaggaaaaataagccaAGAACAATATTTATACTATCTGTTTTCAATGGACCGGTACTATGAAACTGAAAAAGATCAGCCAGTCCTAGTGCCCATTCGAGTTGAGGTCTTGAGACAACTTATAAAATATGCCTTGGATCTAGATGAAGAGCAAGAGATGAGCCAAAACGGCTGGACAGTTAGTGATTTTTGCAGGCCATACTACAGATCGGCTTTTTACATCAAATGTGTTCAATTCACGGAGAGCTTACCCTAGTTGAAAAGGACTACTCTCAGTCACGAATTCTCTCCTGAATTGTTTGACTTCCACTGATTACTGAATGCTATGTTCAAAGTAACTATTTATTGTCAGTTTTGGAATTTAGCGTTCAAAATTTACCTATGTAGTTACATTATGTATGTAGcagcaaataattttttgcggaattttatCCAAATTGCTAGGATCAAACACTGCAATAATTGGGATTTCCATCCAATCAAAATCTTCCCGGTGCTTCTGTGGTTCCTCAAGCGTTGTTTCATTATCGTTAGGAAAATTCGTCAATATTTCATGAGAAGTTTTTgagcattttcttcaaaataacttgtcaattttctaattttatttttggttttttccattAACTTTTATACTTTCAATACTGTTTCATCATTGTGAgaaaatcaggcaaatttttttggaattttattgaaaataacttttaaagtTACTTTGAACTTCttaatttttgttctcttttgaTTAACAAGTATACTTTccacattttctcatttttgacaGAACATTTGTCGaagttccatgaaattttaagaattttactAAATGTAATTTACTTATtctaaaattgtcatttttcattattttaaatgatttttgcacattCAGTACATATTGATTTGAGTTAGTGAAACTTATATATTAAACCCATTGATTTAAAATGACAGCTCTAAGCCGTTGGTTGACATGGCatcaatttttacaatatttcatattttcatgataGATGGGGTTCTTGTGAACGTTTATATGATAAGTATGACTGAACTAAAACTTATTTTAAGCAATGTTACTTTGTTACagtattttgtgtttgtcgTACAGTTGAACATAAAATAAcctcaaattttcctgatttctgcACATTTTACGATTTAAGTGATTAGACCAGCAAAAAATTAACAGAGTAAATGCATTATAATTGGATTTGTTTCCTGTCTCCTACTTTTTGTTTTCTATTATAATGCTctctttgtcaaatttacaGTTCAGTTGgttaaggaggaaaaaaatgtatcactgccctgctttttttttaataagataAAAGACTTGATGTAgcaaaaatttgtgatttgtagTGAATTATTCAATAAAGAGACTGGAtttcaaaatgtgtttttttgtcacATTCCAACTCAGACTAATGttgaaatgcaattttaaaCGAATAGCTAATTCCTCACAAGGCTTCAACCAGAGCAAAGATTGGTTTCCTTTGTAAATTCAGAGAATACTATTGAAAATTCCAATAACATTATGTTCAAGAAGTAAAGAGCTGCCAATTCTCAGAAAGTAACGGAGAAAGCCTGAAAAGTGGttgaaaaaattctcattttgaGAGAATATAATTCCTTTTTCACAGTAAGAGGCTAATGTAGAGCTTGGCTTCATCCCCTTTCCCCCTCGCGCAAGATTGGATCCCCTCTTCCTTCTCCAGTGGCGTTTGTGATATTGGTGCGACCTCTAAGCACCTGCctaaaagattttattttttagcaaaTTCTTCCAAGAtccaaaaatgacacaaaacaATGAAAGCATGCTGCAAACATTCCTCAAAATCCAGTTCACTGAAGTAAAACTTTCAATTCATAACCAATTCTCCACAGGCATGGTGACATATTTCATCATCAatcaacaattaattttttttagtttatcaAAGATTCCGTATCCAATCACATTAAGCTTGCAACAAAGGGAGGGAGAAAAGGATGACGAGAggccagaaaaaaattttggtttgttaTAATTAACTTGttccctgcaaaatttttttccttgtgtgTTCTTGTCATGAGGGGAAAGCATACGAAAAAACGCTTAAATGAGCCACTGTATACTATTATCAGTGGCAGAGAACTTTGATGCTGACCCCACCTATCAGATACACCCATACTTCACGACTAGTTTTATGATAGACCCACGAGTAACACTTTGGTCACCCAGAAAAGCAATGAAGACACACTGTAGGACAATACAGGACCAGTAACTGTGACCCTTTTGATCCCTAGTGGTCACTGAAACCCACTTGGCAGATACCGTTTTAAtatattataaaataaatacaattaaTGGAATTTAATATTTGAAACAGGGCGGTACATCTGGTGTACGGTCTcattttcgtctttttccgctACTAACGCAAAGAATTGACAGTCTTACTGCTCGGCACGTTCTTGCTTGATTTGTTTTGAGTAGCAGCACGAGGCGAGCTATCCCAGGGCAGGATTTTCAGGCCTGATATTCGGTCTTGGCCATGGAGCGCCTCGTCCGCTGCTATAAAACGGTTGATAAATCGACGTGCCGAGGTCTAACGCTTATGCGAAGAGGCCAGCAGTCCTACGCTTGAGTAGCAGAAGTTTGAAGTAGAGGTTTATTGTAGAAGTTTGTAACAGAAGTTTGAAGTAGTATATTGAAGCAGAAGGTTGGGATAGTATACTGAAGCAGAAGTTTGACGTGGAAGTTTGTAGTGTTTTGTAGTAGTGCGTTATAATATATATTCGTAAAGTACCCTGCGAACCAGTGTTGCTGACGTCTGTTCCTCATCTCTACCATCCACCCAAGTACTTCCCTCCCTCTCTTACAGTATTAAGTGTACGTGATGGATTCATTATGTCTTACCTGCAAGAAGTTCACGCAGGCTGTCAAAAATGTTTCTCCATGCTCCCTGATTTTATCATTCAACCACTTTTCTAATTTGAGATACTCCCTGCGAGATGCTAAGCAGGCCAGATCAATCACAAAAGGAAACGATTGTGCGTTTAGAAGGAGAGATAATGCCTGAAATGAAAGAGAAAGTCACATGAAATCAGTATACATGATGAtctaaaacatttaaaaatgatcTGCTGAGTTCAGAGTCAAATTGAGGTGCTATGACAGAGctttaaaaatattggaaatgaAGTTATCTTTGGTGGAAAGAGACATAATAAATTGCGACTCTTCGGATGAATAAGTTCTGGATGCTACCTCTAAATAGTTTGAGGACTTATCAATTATCATCTATGATGCGCTGGgtgccaaaaaattgaaaattgagttgGATATGCCATTTTATTCTGAACACCAAGAACAACATGGTACATAGCTGGCCACATACAACTAAAATTACAGCGTAAAACAGTGTTTGAAAGATAGCGTTAGTGCTATGTGCCGCGGTAGTTTTCAGAAATTCAGAagtgaaaaactcaaaatcaacTTTTTGGCACTTGGCCTGTCCTTGATGATAAGTTTTGTTGTAATATTATCATAATGACAAAGATGTACACATTTTTAGAGGAGAATGATTAACGTAATAAGTCAGCACCTGTGATGGTGTGTAATTTATGCTTATTATTAAATTTACtaatgctgctgtgctaaggaagaacgccatgaGTCTCCAGACAAAGTTAAATGACGAATTctgaaggaaattttaattatttgtctTTCGATTTTCGGGAGACTTTCGTttataatttgatctgaagtgtctggaaattcaagggaaaatattcatcctttcttaaaaattaaatcttttcgaagagaaaatttggcaacattcaagtgtccgaacaatggaaaaaaaaaacagaatctGACTATAGGCTGTTTTCTGTGGGTGCAGTATATCATTTTTTCGTTATTGATGAAACAAAAGTAAATTCAAaggatttgaatatttttgaaattttggtaagaCAGTTAATTGTTGTCATTGACTTAGATGACAGTGGTTCAAATAACtgatcattttttatttatcattattCAAGATTAAGAGGATGAACATTTttcgatttccaaaaatttcaatgaacttgCCTTTAAATCCTGAGCCACGTCCAATATTCTGGAAAGCCGAGCCTGGTCATGATCTCCCCGTAAGTACCAGTCAGCCATTGCATGCATGATGATTTGTTTTACAGACATACtctgaaatcaaaataaagTTAGAAttagaatcaatttttgaaaagaaatttgcTACTACAGCTTATTTGCCATTTCTGCACCTCTGCAGTATACATTGCAGACCGCAATAATTAAAATGCTGTGGAGTGGCCCATTATCAAAAgttgataatttattttatgataTCTGATGAAACAAATGAGTTTAGGTTCCAATATATCCCGATAATCCTGAGGTTTTGTGAATACTTTAAGCTCATTTTTCCAGGAACAGTACACATGAATTTCGCTCAATGTTTGAAACTTAGCATAAAGTCTTAGCAGCCATCTGGCcggcaactttttttcttaggggccaaaatgaaaaattgccctTTCGATATGCCTTGAGTCAAACCTGATGTGTCACGAAACTTGACGAAAATAGAAGGGCAGAATTGTTAACACCTTGCAGAATGCGCCGAAATATCCCAAAAATGTTTAACGATGATTTTCTTAGCAGCCAAAGACGATTTCTTACTAACAAATTGCTGTTTGGCAGGCGTGTGTTTCAAACACTGATTTCATTAGGTGCTTGTATGATTcaaatttacagattttaatGGTATGTTTGAAACATCTACGATGTGCCATTTGACAAGTTCTGAACTAGAAAATGATGTCGCATGTTTCCACTTCACAATCTCACCTAGAAAATGATTCACAAAACAGGAAATTTGTAAATCAACTCTTGAATGAGAAATTAATGAGTATTTTTGTCAGAGATCAAACCGAAATTCGATTAtagaaatgacgtcatttgtctTTCTTGCTATTTAACCAATGATAATAGTCAACAATCATATCTtgttaaggagttgatttcgagaCTTTCCGTTGTGTATTCCATTGTACTCATGAAGTTCTGAGGAGAAAACACGTTGTGGGTTGTTATAATTCGTAGCTTGTCTAGAGGCCAATTTAGTGTCAAACAGGTGCCAAGAGGTCAATTTAGTGTGCTTCAGGGCCTGATAAACTACCATTCACTGATTTGAAACCATATCAACCAATTTGAAATCAATCCTAATTATTAATACCTACAAAGGTTATTTCAAGATAAGCGCAACTTTCTTACTTCATTTTCTTAGAATTCAACAGGTCAGCAATTTAATCAATAGTACTTAAAGAGACTCAAGtgccagaaatgaaaaaatgagaaaaacagtaGAGCCATTTAAATGGACCCGCTTTGCATCTCAGAGCTCTACAACAGGAATTGGGAGTCGAGTTTGCGGGCAACTTGATGCAGGAGCGATCTCTTGTCAAAAAGTCTGGGTGCGCACCCTCTGATCTGAGTTTACCCTTTGCACGAGTCAAAAATCGGTCTTTGCCCATCAAATTCACCCTCTAAGTAAGTTTGTAGGCAAACTCTTGGCAGCTACTGACTCTCCGGAGAGAATCTAGGTCCGGTTTCAACGACCACACAGACTCACAAGGGAAGGTAACCAAATTTGCCTGCACGCCGATGGGACATTCTCAGAAGTGAACATTGGAAATATTGCAGGAATTAAACGGGTCACAAAAGTCATTTTGAGAATAGAGGAGTAGTGTAAATTGCTTCTGGGGGGAGGAGGAATTTTTTTGGgcccaatttttttaagagtaggatggaaaatgatgaactgatggaatttttttttttcatacctgaGAATGCCACGCATGATGCAGGATCATTGCAGAATTAGGATGGTTGCTGAAGAATATTGGCATGAGATTTGACAAAAGCTCTTGCCGGAACGGGGTGATGGGTAGGTTTCCATGTAGGATTGCTAGGGTTAAAATGTCTGGACAGATTTGCATCGGCATCTTGAGGAGGTCTTGCACTTGATTGAACAGACCTCTTTCAGCGAGTTGTAAAATTGTTTCTACTAAATCCACACAGCACCTGTTCCAAACAATgatttcacattcaaaataGGATCttcaaaaataggaaaaatgcTAATTACGATCTATCAAATCATGTGAATGGGTGACTACTTTCTGAGATCATTTGAATTGGCCGATAAAAAGGTAAGAGTGTCAATATAGATGGCTAAGAAGCGAGACTAAGTTTCTCCATTTtcagcgttgcagacttcctaataaactttactttttcttgGAAATACTAAGGTGGGTACGTTTTTGAAAActgtcttgatttttcttctctgtcagcagaatatttggCATTAACTTCAAGCTATAGAGTTGGTTtgttttccttccaaaaaataaaataaaaacggaaattttgaatcattgCAATGCAGAATTGAGGTTTTGCACTTCTGTCATTGATATTCTTCTCAGTTAAAAAGTTTCCAGTGATatactgagaaaattttaacCGGTCTACTAAAGTTTTCGCTTTATACAAATATGTTGACTCAGTAGACTGCttgttaaaatttataaaacttTTTCACTATATTTTAGTGAAAATGACAAGATTTATGGAACCACAAAAAATTGGTGATAAAAAAGTCCatctaaaataaatgaatataatttaaattaaaggagaaaaatttcgaCTGCCCAATAAAAAAGTTCTGACAACTTCAAGTAAGTAATCCAGACGGTCACAGAAATGGGCATTTAAAAGAATGCTGGACAAGGTTAGGATTAGCGCATTCCTTCACCAATTGCCAATTCAAGATTACATAAACACCTTTCATTCAGAAAGTAGTAAGGGCTGACAGAATTCTGTTGAGAGTTCTTTTAGTGTacttcatttattttgtttggtcaaaattttgaaaagaaaatttctacTCGACTGAtagtgaaaaaatattcatcgtGGAACAAAGAATTATGGGATTAGATTGAGGCTCACCAAGAGGCAATTTCTTTGTTGTCGCTTTCAGGAGGAGACTTCAGAGATTCAATGGGTACTGTCCGTGACGGGTAGTCAGCAAAACAGAACACATCCGAGTTTTTGAGAATTTGTTTCAGGAGAGAAAACTGAAATCAAATCACACATTTATTGTTAGAAACTAAGATTAATGAGGTTTAACTAGATTCAACTGTTGCCCTAGAATTCTTACTTACCCTAGAAAGGGATGTCTTGTTTTAAAAACAATACCAgcttggaaaaaattatatttctgCATTAACTGCGGGAAAATTGTTTTCAGGGTCACACAAATCTTTTATTTcattgtgggaggggggggggaagcaaattttaaaaaaaatgacgcaaatatGTATCCTCAATTCTTACCCAATTTGGTAATAGTACAGCAGGGAATTTTTTTCTGGCTCAATTCGGTGCACATTTGCCTCAAAGTTCCCATTTGTACttgaaaaatgccaaaaatgttgTTCTAACTTGTTAGTCACcaatgatttaaaaatcaatgacTACAAAAATGTTAGATGACTTTTCCCCTTTCACTACAGCTATTTGACTTCCTTCAACTTGGTCACAGTAATAACTAAACAGAAGTTATCTTAATCATTGTTGTCCCTCTGAATCTTTGCTTCTCTACTATATTACATCATTTTCAAGTGTATCCATGAATAAAATGCAGTGAAATAGCATTTCGATCGTTTCACTTGTATCTTGTAGCTTGTTAAGCCCCAAAAAAACTCAAATGTCTTCACTTGGACTGGGAAAGCGAGACAAAAATTTGTAATAATCACCTGACATTCAGCATACTTCCACGGCCGATAGAACAACTCAACAGGAAACCTTTCGAGGGGGAATCCTTGAGACTGTAATCCTAACCTAAGGGCTGTAATGATGAGACTAAGGCCTCTTCTATCCTTAATGAGAAAATCTGGGTAGTCTAGTTCTCGTATAACTTCTGGCCATAGCAAATTGGGGgcctgaaaaaatcaaaatgaaacatttgaaaaacaGAATCGAACAAATACAAGGATGATACAGTCCTGAGTGTTACTTTGAAAGGTAAAATAGAGCTAAAAAATAttcagggtgattcaaaagtcccgcTCTATCAGCACTAGGCATTACCCCtgaaacttttgaacaaatctaGATGGAGACTTGAAATGTTACGAGTGCTcctaggtaaaaaaaaaaacgactttTGGGAACCCCCAAAATTCAAATGGGACTACCCTCCAAAAAGGCAAGCCCTAGGGGTTAGAAAGGTGGTGTGGGacttatggatcaccctgtgATAGCTTCAACACTCACTAGTAAATCATATGTACTGTGCTGTCTCACTACAGGACTTGAAAACAAGAGGATGGTTGTGATAGCATACGAGTCTTGCTGTATAGAACTGAAAATTACTTAGCAAGAATCAAactattttgagataaattcaATCTTTGGTTTTTGCTGCCCATTCATGAACATGTTgtgctgaaaatttgaatttcagacttcttttcgaaaaaaatatttcatgttttttctgTCACCCTCTTGTCCTATTTGACAGCTGTATATGAGTAAATGATGCTTcgcattcattttaaaatgatgcCATGCAGTGACAAATCCCTTCTAGACCTCTATTACCGAcactcctctaacgtaagggcatAAATCAATTTTCTTGTGAGCCCCATTCTTCCCAAACTCAGTGCTTTCCATGACTCAAAAAGAAAACGAGATATGCCCCTCGTCAGAGAAGCAATGTCATGTGAAATAATAACCCTCTTTTCATAATGCAAGctataattggattacattttgcaataaggagccactatctctggctcatccgtaaaagaacgtatcttcatagggaaattaatggcacatatgttgtttctaaaatgagctagaaatagtggttccttattgcaaaatgtaatccaattaatgAGCAGCCCTTTGTCATATAAAATTAGATCAAGCCTCTTGAGTCTCTGTTATGGGCAGCATTTCCGAAAATCTCAGGCAGAATACTGAAATATCACTATGAGCTGGGTACTTACAACTTCTTTGAGGGCTTGGACAAAGACATCGACATTCCATGTGTTCAATGGAGGCTGGTCAGGCTTGTCTGTTTCCGAGGGCCAGAGAGATGATGGCAGTCCTGTATGCGATCTCGCCATCATACCCAGAACCCTCGCGACGACACCAGGTTTGATTTCGCCAGCCATGCTGGACAGCCTTTCTCGACATCCTTCTAAATTTTCTGTCCAGCTGTAACCCACCTCCAGCATTGTATCTGCTAACGAATTTTccaactgaaataaaaaatagatggcgcattgaaaaatctgaaaccTCTGACACGATGACACGCAAATTATGAATACAACAAAAATGTGAACTGCAatcattttaaactgaaaaaaccCATCCTCCATGAAGTCTTGCAAGAGCTGAGTCCATTTTCTTCATAAACACAAaaaatctatcaatttcaacatagCTTCTCTTACATTGAATTTCGTTTGTCGTCAGACAAATATGAACGGTCAAAAgattcaggaatttttctttgagCTGTCCGTGAGAATCACAGAAATTGATTAACAcattaattcttcaatttcaaataaaaattaaataaaatgttgtATGTACACAATTTTAAAACACAAGAACCATAATATATACAAAATAAAGACAGCTCAGCAAGATCACAGACTTCCAACCCTCACTTCTGATGAGAAAGGTGGTGactaatttgtaaaaattattacACGTTGCAAAATCTGAGTTAAAATGACCTAATTGACAAAAAACTTCATTGAAAGCTCTTGCGTTTTCAACCTATGTTAGAGCACTAACTAAAACACGTGTCTCATATTAATGTTCTGCAGAAATTGAGCCGTTGATGCAAGACCTGGAGGCACATTCATAGAATGAGTCGAGTGCTTGACCAAATACCTTCTACTCCATGCACATCCTGTCTACGATACAAAAGCAACTAAACATAGTGTGAGCACAGCTTGAGAAGGCGGTTCATGCTGAGCTAAAGAAAACCTGATCCTCAACATCTTGCTGTACTTTCACCAGAATTAATACTTAATTTATCCTTAaatataaagtaaaaattgatgACAATCAAGTAAGTGACACTTAAAGAGACATTTAAAAGGAAGTTCTAGAATTcaaaaaacttgatttaaacAACTCATTAAGTGAGTAAATACTTATCAGCACACATTATCATGAAAAATGagaattcactggaaaattcTTTGGAATTAATGAGATTCTAGAATTTGATAAAGAAATAAATGCTGAGCATGATCGATTTTAAAGCATTACTTCTAACTAAAGAGATCAAAAAATCAAACCAACCTCCTCATGGATACAAAGGCACTTTAAACTCTAAAAaggtattatttattttaaacc is a window from the Bemisia tabaci chromosome 10, PGI_BMITA_v3 genome containing:
- the LOC109037705 gene encoding uncharacterized protein; the encoded protein is MRDKIALKISVRCVSAKRMSVPSLKKLALKKAAEKLTFKEVLALISDLNFPEDILLHLLKVLADKTNAELKHFDEEKDCYVNGEERHLCGIICCNEFKKLSAPVVRLRDEGKISQEQYLYYLFSMDRYYETEKDQPVLVPIRVEVLRQLIKYALDLDEEQEMSQNGWTVSDFCRPYYRSAFYIKCVQFTESLP